The Solenopsis invicta isolate M01_SB chromosome 12, UNIL_Sinv_3.0, whole genome shotgun sequence genome window below encodes:
- the LOC105195961 gene encoding N6-adenosine-methyltransferase non-catalytic subunit, with product MQTMLQARWERSQKRKKLLAQTLGVSSVDELRQILGTDVEDTQKKRGRLSNDKSDSAVKDVKDDVAPTDEIVYKDSSTFLKGTQSSNPHNDYCQHFIDTGQRPQNFIRDVGLADRFEEYPKLRELIKLKDDLIAETATPPMYLKTDLLSYNMKELNCKFDVILIEPPLEEYQRTCGATNVQLWNWDQIMELDIGEVAANRSFVFLWCGSSDGLDMGRFCLRKWGFRRCEDICWIRTNINNPGHSKNLDSKAVLQRTKEHCLMGIKGTVRRSTDGDFIHANVDIDLIISEEPDYGSIEKPVEIFHIIEHFCLGRRRLHLFGRDSTIRPGWLTVGPELTNTNFNTDLYQSYFANGQITTGCTERIEALRPKSPPPKGKVPGRGRGGFNRGRGRGR from the exons ATGCAAACGATGCTACAAGCTCGTTGGGAACGCTCTCAGAAACGCAAGAAACTCTTGGCTCAAACG CTGGGAGTTTCAAGCGTGGATGAACTGCGACAGATTCTGGGAACGGACGTGGAGGACACGCAGAAGAAGAGAGGCAGACTGTCCAACGATAAGTCCGACAGTGCAGTCAAGGATGTGAAGGACGACGTTGCTCCAACAGACGAAATTGTATATAAGGATTCTTCAACGTTCTTGAAG GGAACACAATCGTCGAATCCGCACAATGATTATTGTCAACACTTCATTGACACTGGCCAACGGCCACAGAATTTTATCAGAGATGTGGGTCTAGCAGACAGATTCGAAGAGTATCCGAAATTACGTGAGCTGATCAAACTGAAGGATGACCTAATCGCGGAAACCGCGACCCCACCAATGTATCTAAAAACAGATCTGCTGTCGTACAATATGAAAGAGCTCAATTGTAAATTTGATGTCATTCTTATAGAGCCACCTCTGGAAGAATATCAGAGAACGTGTGGTGCAACCAATGTACAACTTTGGAACTGGGACCAA ATAATGGAGTTGGATATCGGTGAGGTAGCTGCCAATCGCAGCTTCGTATTTTTATGGTGTGGTAGCAGCGACGGATTGGATATGGGACGATTTTGTCTGCGTAAATGGGGCTTCCGCCGTTGTGAGGATATCTGTTGGATTCGTACGAATATCAACAATCCGGGTCACAGCAAGAACCTGGATAGTAAAGCGGTGCTTCAGAGAACGAAAGAACACTGTCTGATGGGTATCAAGGGAACAGTGCGACGCTCCACTGACGGTGACTTTATTCACGCCAACGTCGATATCGACCTCATTATATCCGAGGAGCCTGATTATGGATCCATCGAGAAACCCGTAGAGATTTTTCACATCATCGAGCACTTCTGCCTCGGCCGAAGAAg GTTGCACCTCTTTGGTCGTGATAGTACCATTAGACCTGGTTGGCTAACCGTCGGTCCGGAATTAACAAACACTAATTTCAATACGGACCTCTATCAAAGTTACTTCGCTAATGGCCAGATTACTACTGGCTGCACCGAAAGGATAGAAGCGCTCAGACCAAAGTCGCCGCCGCCGAAAGGGAAGGTACCCGGCCGAGGAAGAGGAGGCTTTAATCGTGGCAGAGGCAGAGGGAGATAA
- the LOC105195960 gene encoding phosphatidylinositol 3,4,5-trisphosphate 3-phosphatase and dual-specificity protein phosphatase PTEN isoform X3, with the protein MFWELMGICFSCRRPTSGRLNSKISEHISASVTPLHVCLEEQRRPELGSCDASQAHKPQVKRTFENQKTEEEIPEEVAEGDSIEIEAGELRQSQPSMANTISNMKMTNPIKGLVSKRRKRFTEDGFNLDLTYIKTNLIAMGFPAEKLEGVYRNHIDDVVKLLESKHKDHYKIYNLCSERSYDCKKFKQRVATYAFDDHNPPKLEQIKPFCEDVQSWLSQDKENVAAVHCKAGKGRTGVMVCCYLLHSKQFPTATEALNYYGTKRTHDRKGVTIPSQRRYVDYYATLLQQGVSYAPVTLLLRKIQLDPAPIFNGGQGCLHFVISESNKRIFSDDYEVRKGTSTICIPLQHTVAITGDIRVEFYNYRPKMKRKEKMFHFWFNTFFVREKTNSECDNGELHVERSARAFSCDGTAMELPMVMSHVKPRTGSLASLGPMPPTLVLRIDKSGLDNAHKDKNHKLYSPDFKVSLFMHSVSGNISPAVPATTNRSGDGVQLGMGGQETPSESSEADSSECDTTGDEDGWESGESTYL; encoded by the exons ATGTTCTGGGAATTGATGGGTATATGCTTTTCCTGCAGGAGACCCACCAGCGGCAGGTTGAACAGTAAAATCTCTGAGCATATCTCGGCCTCCGTAACCCCTCTCCATGTTTGTCTGGAGGAACAAAGAAGACCAGAACTGGGCTCATGTGACGCTTCACAAGCTCACAAGCCTCAG GTTAAAAGAACCTTTGAGAATCAAAAGACAGAAGAAGAGATTCCTGAGGAGGTGGCGGAGGGTGATTCGATTGAAATTGAGGCAGGAGAGTTAAGACAAAGCCAGCCGAGTATGGCCAATACTATCAGCAACATGAAAATGACTAATCCCATAAAGGGGCTTGTTAGCAAACGCCGTAAACGTTTCACCGAAGATGGTTTTAATCTTGATCTCACAT atataaaaacgAATCTAATAGCTATGGGTTTTCCTGCTGAGAAGCTGGAAGGAGTGTATAGAAATCACATTGATGACGTTGTTAAGCTGCTGGAATCGAAACATAAAGaccattataaaatttacaattt GTGTTCCGAAAGATCGTACGactgcaaaaaatttaaacaaagggTGGCTACTTACGCATTTGATGATCATAATCCACCAAAGTTGGAGCAGATTAAGCCTTTCTGCGAGGACGTGCAGTCGTGGCTGTCCCAAGATAAGGAAAACGTTGCAGCAGTTCACTGCAAGGCGGGCAAAGGTCGAACGGGTGTGATGGTATGCTGCTATCTACTTCACAGCAAACAGTTTCCCACTGCCACGGAAGCCCTTAATTATTATGGAACTAAACGGACTCACGATAG GAAAGGCGTAACGATACCATCGCAGAGAAGATATGTGGACTATTATGCTACCCTTCTCCAACAGGGTGTCAGTTATGCACCAGTGACACTATTACTACGTAAAATACAACTGGATCCGGCTCCTATTTTCAATGGAGGTCAAGGCT GTCTGCATTTTGTAATCTCGGAATCAAACAAAAGGATATTTTCTGACGATTATGAAGTTCGGAAAGGTACGTCTACTATATGCATCCCATTACAACACACCGTCGCTATAACGGGAGATATACGGGTGGAGTTCTACAACTACAGGCCAAAAATGAAACGAAAG GAGAAGATGTTTCATTTTTGGTTCAACACATTTTTCGTCCGTGAGAAAACGAATTCCGAGTGTGACAATGGTGAATTACATGTTGAAAGATCGGCGAGGGCATTTAGTTGCGACGGCACGGCCATGGAATTGCCGATGGTTATGTCACATGTGAAACCTAGAACTGGATCGTTGGCGAGCCTCGGTCCCATGCCGCCTACTCTGGTTTTACGGATAGACAAATCGGGATTGGACAATGCACACAAGGATAAAAATCATAAACTATATAGTCCGGATTTTAAA gtGAGCCTATTTATGCATAGCGTGAGCGGGAACATATCGCCAGCTGTGCCAGCGACGACGAACAGAAGTGGTGATGGTGTGCAGCTGGGGATGGGCGGGCAGGAGACGCCAAGCGAGTCGAGCGAGGCGGACAGCAGCGAGTGTGACACCACTGGTGACGAGGACGGTTGGGAATCCG GGGAGTCGACATATTTGTGA
- the LOC105195960 gene encoding phosphatidylinositol 3,4,5-trisphosphate 3-phosphatase and dual-specificity protein phosphatase PTEN isoform X2, whose protein sequence is MFWELMGICFSCRRPTSGRLNSKISEHISASVTPLHVCLEEQRRPELGSCDASQAHKPQVKRTFENQKTEEEIPEEVAEGDSIEIEAGELRQSQPSMANTISNMKMTNPIKGLVSKRRKRFTEDGFNLDLTYIKTNLIAMGFPAEKLEGVYRNHIDDVVKLLESKHKDHYKIYNLCSERSYDCKKFKQRVATYAFDDHNPPKLEQIKPFCEDVQSWLSQDKENVAAVHCKAGKGRTGVMVCCYLLHSKQFPTATEALNYYGTKRTHDRKGVTIPSQRRYVDYYATLLQQGVSYAPVTLLLRKIQLDPAPIFNGGQGCLHFVISESNKRIFSDDYEVRKGTSTICIPLQHTVAITGDIRVEFYNYRPKMKRKEKMFHFWFNTFFVREKTNSECDNGELHVERSARAFSCDGTAMELPMVMSHVKPRTGSLASLGPMPPTLVLRIDKSGLDNAHKDKNHKLYSPDFKVSLFMHSVSGNISPAVPATTNRSGDGVQLGMGGQETPSESSEADSSECDTTGDEDGWESVDLDQRVGRYRLLSDGGMIDLL, encoded by the exons ATGTTCTGGGAATTGATGGGTATATGCTTTTCCTGCAGGAGACCCACCAGCGGCAGGTTGAACAGTAAAATCTCTGAGCATATCTCGGCCTCCGTAACCCCTCTCCATGTTTGTCTGGAGGAACAAAGAAGACCAGAACTGGGCTCATGTGACGCTTCACAAGCTCACAAGCCTCAG GTTAAAAGAACCTTTGAGAATCAAAAGACAGAAGAAGAGATTCCTGAGGAGGTGGCGGAGGGTGATTCGATTGAAATTGAGGCAGGAGAGTTAAGACAAAGCCAGCCGAGTATGGCCAATACTATCAGCAACATGAAAATGACTAATCCCATAAAGGGGCTTGTTAGCAAACGCCGTAAACGTTTCACCGAAGATGGTTTTAATCTTGATCTCACAT atataaaaacgAATCTAATAGCTATGGGTTTTCCTGCTGAGAAGCTGGAAGGAGTGTATAGAAATCACATTGATGACGTTGTTAAGCTGCTGGAATCGAAACATAAAGaccattataaaatttacaattt GTGTTCCGAAAGATCGTACGactgcaaaaaatttaaacaaagggTGGCTACTTACGCATTTGATGATCATAATCCACCAAAGTTGGAGCAGATTAAGCCTTTCTGCGAGGACGTGCAGTCGTGGCTGTCCCAAGATAAGGAAAACGTTGCAGCAGTTCACTGCAAGGCGGGCAAAGGTCGAACGGGTGTGATGGTATGCTGCTATCTACTTCACAGCAAACAGTTTCCCACTGCCACGGAAGCCCTTAATTATTATGGAACTAAACGGACTCACGATAG GAAAGGCGTAACGATACCATCGCAGAGAAGATATGTGGACTATTATGCTACCCTTCTCCAACAGGGTGTCAGTTATGCACCAGTGACACTATTACTACGTAAAATACAACTGGATCCGGCTCCTATTTTCAATGGAGGTCAAGGCT GTCTGCATTTTGTAATCTCGGAATCAAACAAAAGGATATTTTCTGACGATTATGAAGTTCGGAAAGGTACGTCTACTATATGCATCCCATTACAACACACCGTCGCTATAACGGGAGATATACGGGTGGAGTTCTACAACTACAGGCCAAAAATGAAACGAAAG GAGAAGATGTTTCATTTTTGGTTCAACACATTTTTCGTCCGTGAGAAAACGAATTCCGAGTGTGACAATGGTGAATTACATGTTGAAAGATCGGCGAGGGCATTTAGTTGCGACGGCACGGCCATGGAATTGCCGATGGTTATGTCACATGTGAAACCTAGAACTGGATCGTTGGCGAGCCTCGGTCCCATGCCGCCTACTCTGGTTTTACGGATAGACAAATCGGGATTGGACAATGCACACAAGGATAAAAATCATAAACTATATAGTCCGGATTTTAAA gtGAGCCTATTTATGCATAGCGTGAGCGGGAACATATCGCCAGCTGTGCCAGCGACGACGAACAGAAGTGGTGATGGTGTGCAGCTGGGGATGGGCGGGCAGGAGACGCCAAGCGAGTCGAGCGAGGCGGACAGCAGCGAGTGTGACACCACTGGTGACGAGGACGGTTGGGAATCCG TGGACTTGGACCAGCGCGTCGGCCGGTACCGTCTTCTGTCGGATGGAGGGATGATAGATCTTTTGTGA
- the LOC105195960 gene encoding phosphatidylinositol 3,4,5-trisphosphate 3-phosphatase and dual-specificity protein phosphatase PTEN isoform X1: MFWELMGICFSCRRPTSGRLNSKISEHISASVTPLHVCLEEQRRPELGSCDASQAHKPQVKRTFENQKTEEEIPEEVAEGDSIEIEAGELRQSQPSMANTISNMKMTNPIKGLVSKRRKRFTEDGFNLDLTYIKTNLIAMGFPAEKLEGVYRNHIDDVVKLLESKHKDHYKIYNLCSERSYDCKKFKQRVATYAFDDHNPPKLEQIKPFCEDVQSWLSQDKENVAAVHCKAGKGRTGVMVCCYLLHSKQFPTATEALNYYGTKRTHDRKGVTIPSQRRYVDYYATLLQQGVSYAPVTLLLRKIQLDPAPIFNGGQGCLHFVISESNKRIFSDDYEVRKGTSTICIPLQHTVAITGDIRVEFYNYRPKMKRKEKMFHFWFNTFFVREKTNSECDNGELHVERSARAFSCDGTAMELPMVMSHVKPRTGSLASLGPMPPTLVLRIDKSGLDNAHKDKNHKLYSPDFKVSLFMHSVSGNISPAVPATTNRSGDGVQLGMGGQETPSESSEADSSECDTTGDEDGWESGESSASLVVNHHPLTHSSSRTHVSSLRPRCSLKETAKGLLSRGDKNRNSNRQGVSGANAKRSSAPFARSATLDT, from the exons ATGTTCTGGGAATTGATGGGTATATGCTTTTCCTGCAGGAGACCCACCAGCGGCAGGTTGAACAGTAAAATCTCTGAGCATATCTCGGCCTCCGTAACCCCTCTCCATGTTTGTCTGGAGGAACAAAGAAGACCAGAACTGGGCTCATGTGACGCTTCACAAGCTCACAAGCCTCAG GTTAAAAGAACCTTTGAGAATCAAAAGACAGAAGAAGAGATTCCTGAGGAGGTGGCGGAGGGTGATTCGATTGAAATTGAGGCAGGAGAGTTAAGACAAAGCCAGCCGAGTATGGCCAATACTATCAGCAACATGAAAATGACTAATCCCATAAAGGGGCTTGTTAGCAAACGCCGTAAACGTTTCACCGAAGATGGTTTTAATCTTGATCTCACAT atataaaaacgAATCTAATAGCTATGGGTTTTCCTGCTGAGAAGCTGGAAGGAGTGTATAGAAATCACATTGATGACGTTGTTAAGCTGCTGGAATCGAAACATAAAGaccattataaaatttacaattt GTGTTCCGAAAGATCGTACGactgcaaaaaatttaaacaaagggTGGCTACTTACGCATTTGATGATCATAATCCACCAAAGTTGGAGCAGATTAAGCCTTTCTGCGAGGACGTGCAGTCGTGGCTGTCCCAAGATAAGGAAAACGTTGCAGCAGTTCACTGCAAGGCGGGCAAAGGTCGAACGGGTGTGATGGTATGCTGCTATCTACTTCACAGCAAACAGTTTCCCACTGCCACGGAAGCCCTTAATTATTATGGAACTAAACGGACTCACGATAG GAAAGGCGTAACGATACCATCGCAGAGAAGATATGTGGACTATTATGCTACCCTTCTCCAACAGGGTGTCAGTTATGCACCAGTGACACTATTACTACGTAAAATACAACTGGATCCGGCTCCTATTTTCAATGGAGGTCAAGGCT GTCTGCATTTTGTAATCTCGGAATCAAACAAAAGGATATTTTCTGACGATTATGAAGTTCGGAAAGGTACGTCTACTATATGCATCCCATTACAACACACCGTCGCTATAACGGGAGATATACGGGTGGAGTTCTACAACTACAGGCCAAAAATGAAACGAAAG GAGAAGATGTTTCATTTTTGGTTCAACACATTTTTCGTCCGTGAGAAAACGAATTCCGAGTGTGACAATGGTGAATTACATGTTGAAAGATCGGCGAGGGCATTTAGTTGCGACGGCACGGCCATGGAATTGCCGATGGTTATGTCACATGTGAAACCTAGAACTGGATCGTTGGCGAGCCTCGGTCCCATGCCGCCTACTCTGGTTTTACGGATAGACAAATCGGGATTGGACAATGCACACAAGGATAAAAATCATAAACTATATAGTCCGGATTTTAAA gtGAGCCTATTTATGCATAGCGTGAGCGGGAACATATCGCCAGCTGTGCCAGCGACGACGAACAGAAGTGGTGATGGTGTGCAGCTGGGGATGGGCGGGCAGGAGACGCCAAGCGAGTCGAGCGAGGCGGACAGCAGCGAGTGTGACACCACTGGTGACGAGGACGGTTGGGAATCCGGTGAGTCCTCTGCATCCCTGGTGGTGAACCACCACCCTCTTACACACAGCAGTAGCCGTACACACGTTAGCAGTCTGCGTCCGCGATGCAGTCTCAAGGAGACCGCCAAGGGTCTGCTGTCGCGTGGCGACAAGAACCGGAACAGTAACAGGCAGGGTGTCTCCGGTGCGAACGCGAAACGTTCCTCCGCTCCGTTCGCGCGCTCGGCCACTCTCGACACGTAG